From a region of the Lactuca sativa cultivar Salinas chromosome 4, Lsat_Salinas_v11, whole genome shotgun sequence genome:
- the LOC111899599 gene encoding uncharacterized protein LOC111899599: MTDIPRALNCFVLNNFNLETKKIVLQKGVIDVTKESVKKILGFPLGRKQFSKLPFKTKEDKCYEEWTNQFEDKKMIQLQDIKMKIVSANKEDTNFRMNFIALLINSLIESTSSGKANTNTLNYILLYLDRIKADVLKVERTFLVICHWTSEKIKMTETFEKDELGDFGIGNFNDELYEEVVMINFDAVFKENNEDNQEKNGNADVQDNNSDDVEDDNGDDNDETKKKNGGGILKEEHQGKNKDNGGEDIEIAGKNKDGGEDETDNNDQGLDDMNLHNEVDENEKGGNNEEEQNDGGGGLESKNIEGKNANKAEGRTGEDTQIVEEGVEGKNLEGINSDKGKEITGEEPQIIREGMEGNNIEGNNDKKREGITGEQPQRVEEGVDVKNIEGMNDKKGK; encoded by the exons ATGACAGACATCCCAAGGGCCTTAAACTGTTTTGTTCTCAATAATTTTAACTTAGAGACAAAGAAGATAGTTCTTCAAAAAGGAGTTATTGATGTCACCAAAGAATCAGTGAAAAAAATTCTTGGATTTCCTTTGGGAAgaaaacagttttcaaaacttCCGTTCAAAACAAAAGAAGATAAATGTTATGAAGAATGGACAAACCAATTTGAAGACAAGAAGATGATTCAACTTCAAGATATAAAGATGAAGATTGTTTCCGCCAACAAGGAAGATACGAATTTCAGGATGAATTTCATAGCTTTATTGATTAACTCGCTGATAGAATCAACCTCTTCAGGAAAAGCAAACACCAACACATTGAACTACATA TTGCTTTATCTAGACAGAATCAAAGCTGATGTACTTAAGGTTGAAAGAACATTTCTAGTGATCTGCCACTGGACTTCAGAGAAGATAAAGATgacagaaacatttgaaaaggatGAGCTTGGTGATTTTGGAATAGGGAATTTTAACGATGA GCTTTATGAGGAAGTGGTTATGATCAA CTTTGATGCAGTTTTTAAAGAGAACAATGAAGATAATCAAGAAAAGAATGGGAATGCTGATGTTCAAGATAACAATAGTGATGATGTTGAAGATGACAATGGAGATGATAATGATGAAACAAAGAAAAAGAATGGAGGGGGGATATTGAAGGAG GAACATCAAGGAAAAAATAAAGATAATGGAGGTGAAGATATTGAAATAGCAGGAAAAAATAAAGATGGTGGGGAAGATGAAACTGATAATAATGATCAAGGTTTGGATGACATGAATTTACATAATGAAGTTGATGAAAATGAAAAAGGTGGTAATAATGAAGAAGAACAAAATGATGGAGGTGGAG GTTTAGAGAGTAAGAATATAGAAGGCAAGAATGCTAACAAAGCAGAAGGAAGAACCGGTGAAGACACACAGATAGTTGAAGAAG GTGTGGAGGGAAAGAATCTAGAAGGAATTAATTCTGATAAAGGAAAAGAAATTACTGGTGAAGAACCACAGATAATTAGAGAAG GTATGGAGGGGAATAATATAGAAGGGAATAATGATAAGAAAAGAGAAGGAATAACTGGTGAACAACCACAGAGAGTTGAAGAAG gTGTGGATGTGAAGAATATAGAAGGAATGAATGATAAGAAAGGAAAATGA